In the Pseudomonas orientalis genome, one interval contains:
- a CDS encoding dermonecrotic toxin domain-containing protein, protein MPNDIANNHRPPTSYELLTQLTTGPTTREVAATTLRSALKELYPTLDIDPDLAVVVSPQWEVVGNTVERAPALVESLTSVLAHQAMSNDRVTYIDGLHFLTQQPYAAAPVHLAVKIDAIARLINDLSGLLFSAFQEQELDFWNASNGATGPRWQAFSNALRKVWNITEEQGLSEHECAMARTVFQEPDRARRSLKDPYKSHAYLVDVDILRNGESNHVSFLDMTVLVGEHENRQMVLTYSLVSGYETFASLAEFGASLPARLSAPEQDTTLQWRLYEPDGNFFDALACTLISLQIQVIGSFGGPDVQEQPRMPSVARIVPSLEEMSDHQLSTIRDIHLQLPDWLASASDSDTAAYSRYLIDLAHLHTHNHGETFQDGIPTIRDYARSQLQSHIRAPEPNASLNLDKIEIVIESPVLWGTFIIPGAVDITRRSLIDLALENLTGLPTGNTTVHYNGKDNGVPAWMTYRYLKDVIEDIDIGQYYPALVKQKLLDDPLQSSHRQQLYTRHLQVQLPLLALQMKIRKQGDIDELGYRYVAAVMHADEHARQVEGKPIVIRKLAFVPTLRPGHEQDVVANMFVIGPRQSGTGPCVLYRPLLEPVLMQFASRQNLLYAIKHERSLRESVLAWLPEAQRFNYAQYVFPDTVPSPWTVVRALVEPLTVLYMSGPITLSDEEVGNDTLATLFKANANALIELATRQSVSNVQKRWATFRHAGWQIFNVALPFMGRTLGIAAWIWQIMDDLQAAEEAVDKGDQPATWTALVDVFLNLGMALTLHIALRHPRPREQLEAPSLKTDAEPTSLGTADKPSIAEKTYTSVQQINIPDGQLPARHQGAVHTQGALSHSPLGLAKALDSFNLAKPTALGEQNKTPGRHLNLYPLADKWYAPVGRRWFEVMVDDNDSVIVIDPNDPSRTGPPLIGNLAGQWFVDVRLRLRGGGLRNQRRAVKVDQPARILQLKTQLNAFDAIAASKQLDVLESKPALDATPGPSTDQQRTEFVGKVDSRLAEYDEVISHLKSLSIIDAVPTYQSNMTGYLKQQVQLTQIALEQQLVSYKEALQSSSTVLEAEVDIDYKNQTQSAQALSTLNLKIIKRLEFINDRFSDLKELGDEGAKVIRKTIAELPQFTLIELKSLEIGLSRYLCIDESQRQIPATLREQMGQIVDTAELTVESFSEIVERGNGASLDERIDVLNSLVEQFSSADQRLLDLHAEYPQHLLKPRLESFRQHIGEFSERAIRDLAYLLREKKAREPKPGSSKAEPPPRRKVIKTRHHGLVMGEPRETDSSLVDVKAALTGKVIATFHEKAPGVWVEREKTPAHSPTPATVDLDISINAGQTLLDGEQAEIRKYQGFAKKPWHAPQDIKDMFDAYAKGLEDASTTIEEALTRRNLTESDHASAASTNRNLHDAAQRFYRLGRKTYIEMIKQQAPTAERVDWLHSQGLISIVKVVTRRALKGPRKDYLDEYEIRDKESGTVLWYAHFHYDTKNAALEDFTADHLKTREQQRLGGSRQRIGPSDWDTIEVHRRRIGNQLAKSLFFNS, encoded by the coding sequence ATGCCCAATGACATCGCGAACAACCATCGCCCACCAACGAGCTACGAACTGCTCACTCAATTAACCACAGGCCCCACTACCCGGGAAGTCGCCGCCACCACACTGCGTTCGGCACTCAAAGAGCTGTACCCCACGCTGGATATCGACCCCGACCTGGCCGTAGTGGTCAGCCCTCAATGGGAGGTGGTCGGCAACACCGTCGAACGTGCGCCGGCCCTCGTCGAATCGCTCACCTCGGTGCTGGCCCATCAAGCGATGTCCAACGACAGGGTGACTTACATCGACGGCCTGCACTTTCTCACGCAGCAACCGTACGCTGCCGCGCCTGTACACCTGGCGGTGAAAATCGATGCCATCGCACGGCTGATCAACGACTTGTCCGGCCTGCTGTTCAGCGCCTTCCAAGAGCAGGAGCTGGACTTCTGGAACGCGTCAAACGGCGCCACTGGCCCGCGCTGGCAGGCCTTCTCCAACGCCCTGAGGAAAGTCTGGAACATCACCGAAGAACAAGGCCTGAGTGAACACGAATGCGCCATGGCCCGCACGGTTTTCCAGGAGCCTGACCGAGCGCGGCGTTCGCTGAAGGACCCTTACAAAAGCCACGCCTACCTGGTGGATGTAGACATTCTCAGAAACGGCGAGTCCAACCACGTCAGTTTCCTGGACATGACCGTATTGGTGGGCGAGCACGAGAATCGCCAGATGGTCCTCACTTACTCCCTGGTAAGCGGGTATGAGACGTTCGCGTCATTGGCCGAATTCGGCGCCTCGCTGCCTGCCCGGCTGAGTGCGCCAGAGCAGGACACGACCTTGCAATGGCGCTTGTATGAGCCCGATGGCAACTTCTTCGATGCGTTGGCCTGTACCTTGATCTCCTTGCAGATCCAGGTCATCGGCAGTTTCGGCGGGCCCGATGTGCAGGAACAGCCTCGCATGCCCTCCGTCGCCCGCATCGTGCCCAGCCTCGAAGAGATGAGCGATCATCAACTGTCGACGATCCGCGACATTCATCTACAGCTTCCCGACTGGCTGGCCTCGGCATCAGACTCCGATACCGCCGCCTACAGCCGCTACTTGATCGACCTGGCCCACCTGCACACCCATAACCACGGCGAGACCTTCCAGGACGGCATTCCCACCATTCGTGACTATGCCAGGAGCCAGTTGCAAAGCCACATCCGCGCCCCTGAGCCGAACGCCAGTCTTAACCTGGACAAGATCGAAATCGTGATCGAGAGCCCGGTTCTGTGGGGCACTTTTATCATCCCGGGTGCCGTGGACATCACCCGTCGCAGCCTGATCGACCTGGCCCTGGAAAACCTTACCGGCCTGCCCACGGGCAACACAACGGTGCACTACAACGGCAAGGACAATGGCGTGCCGGCCTGGATGACCTACCGCTACCTGAAAGACGTGATCGAAGACATCGATATTGGCCAGTACTACCCAGCCCTGGTCAAACAGAAACTTCTTGATGACCCGTTGCAATCCAGCCACCGACAGCAGCTCTACACCCGCCACCTGCAGGTGCAATTGCCGTTGCTGGCGCTGCAAATGAAAATCCGCAAGCAGGGCGACATTGATGAACTGGGTTACCGCTACGTCGCTGCCGTGATGCACGCCGATGAACATGCGCGCCAGGTAGAGGGCAAGCCCATCGTCATTCGCAAGCTGGCCTTTGTGCCCACCTTGCGCCCGGGTCATGAGCAAGATGTTGTGGCCAACATGTTCGTGATCGGCCCCAGACAGTCCGGCACCGGCCCCTGCGTGCTGTATCGGCCCCTGCTGGAGCCGGTCCTGATGCAGTTTGCATCGCGGCAAAACCTGCTGTACGCCATCAAGCATGAACGCTCCCTGCGCGAATCGGTATTGGCTTGGCTGCCTGAAGCGCAACGGTTCAACTATGCCCAGTACGTGTTCCCCGATACGGTGCCCTCGCCCTGGACCGTGGTGCGCGCGCTGGTCGAACCGCTGACCGTGCTGTACATGAGCGGCCCCATAACGCTGAGCGATGAAGAAGTCGGCAATGACACCCTGGCGACGCTGTTCAAGGCCAACGCCAATGCCCTGATCGAATTGGCGACACGCCAGTCGGTATCCAACGTGCAAAAGCGCTGGGCGACCTTCCGGCATGCCGGTTGGCAGATATTCAACGTCGCGCTGCCCTTCATGGGACGCACCCTGGGCATCGCCGCCTGGATCTGGCAAATCATGGATGACTTGCAGGCGGCCGAAGAGGCCGTGGACAAGGGCGACCAGCCCGCTACCTGGACCGCCTTGGTGGATGTATTTCTCAACCTGGGTATGGCCCTGACGCTGCACATCGCCCTGCGCCATCCTCGACCACGGGAGCAACTGGAGGCTCCAAGCCTGAAGACCGACGCAGAACCAACGTCCCTGGGCACGGCAGATAAGCCCTCAATTGCCGAGAAGACATACACCAGCGTGCAGCAAATCAATATTCCCGACGGCCAACTTCCCGCCAGGCATCAAGGCGCCGTGCACACCCAGGGAGCCCTGAGTCATAGCCCCCTGGGCCTGGCCAAGGCACTGGACAGTTTCAACCTCGCCAAACCCACCGCACTTGGCGAGCAAAACAAAACCCCCGGTCGCCACCTCAATCTCTATCCGCTGGCAGACAAGTGGTATGCACCAGTGGGCAGGCGTTGGTTCGAGGTGATGGTGGATGACAACGACAGTGTCATCGTCATCGACCCGAATGACCCCTCGCGTACCGGCCCACCGCTGATAGGCAACCTGGCGGGCCAATGGTTTGTCGATGTTCGTTTACGCCTGCGCGGTGGAGGTCTTCGCAACCAACGGCGAGCGGTGAAGGTCGATCAGCCTGCGCGCATCCTGCAACTCAAGACCCAGCTCAATGCCTTTGACGCCATCGCCGCCAGTAAACAACTGGACGTACTTGAATCCAAACCCGCGCTGGACGCAACGCCCGGCCCGTCTACCGACCAGCAGCGCACGGAGTTCGTCGGTAAAGTCGATAGCCGACTGGCGGAGTACGACGAGGTGATCAGCCACCTGAAGTCCTTGAGTATCATCGACGCCGTGCCCACCTATCAGAGCAATATGACGGGTTACCTGAAACAACAGGTGCAACTGACGCAGATTGCCCTGGAACAACAACTGGTGAGCTACAAGGAGGCCTTGCAGTCGTCGTCTACTGTCCTGGAAGCCGAGGTAGACATTGACTATAAAAATCAAACGCAAAGCGCACAGGCCCTGTCCACCTTGAACCTGAAGATCATCAAGCGCCTGGAGTTTATTAATGACCGCTTCAGCGATCTCAAAGAGTTGGGCGATGAAGGCGCGAAGGTCATTCGAAAAACCATCGCGGAGTTACCGCAGTTCACCCTCATCGAACTCAAATCGCTGGAGATCGGCTTGAGCCGCTACTTGTGTATCGATGAGTCGCAACGCCAGATCCCCGCCACGCTGCGTGAGCAGATGGGGCAGATCGTCGATACCGCCGAACTCACCGTCGAAAGTTTCAGCGAAATTGTCGAACGGGGCAACGGCGCGTCATTGGATGAACGTATCGACGTGCTGAACAGCCTGGTTGAGCAATTCTCCAGCGCCGATCAACGCCTGCTGGACCTGCATGCCGAGTACCCGCAGCACTTGCTCAAACCTCGCCTAGAGAGCTTTCGCCAGCATATCGGCGAGTTCAGCGAGCGGGCCATCCGCGACCTGGCCTACCTGCTGCGCGAGAAAAAAGCCCGGGAGCCCAAGCCTGGCAGCTCAAAGGCAGAACCACCGCCACGGCGCAAGGTGATCAAGACACGCCATCACGGCTTGGTGATGGGTGAACCCCGTGAAACCGACAGCTCGTTGGTGGACGTCAAGGCTGCCCTGACGGGCAAGGTCATCGCAACGTTCCACGAAAAGGCGCCGGGCGTTTGGGTTGAACGCGAGAAAACCCCGGCGCACTCACCCACACCGGCCACCGTGGACCTGGACATCAGTATCAACGCCGGGCAAACCCTGCTGGATGGCGAACAGGCTGAAATCCGCAAATACCAGGGTTTCGCCAAAAAGCCCTGGCATGCACCGCAGGATATCAAGGACATGTTCGATGCCTATGCAAAGGGGCTGGAAGACGCATCAACCACCATCGAAGAAGCCCTGACCCGACGCAACCTGACAGAAAGCGATCATGCTTCCGCTGCCTCGACCAACCGTAACCTCCATGACGCGGCACAACGCTTCTATCGGCTGGGCAGGAAAACCTACATCGAGATGATCAAGCAACAAGCACCCACCGCCGAGCGCGTGGACTGGCTGCACAGCCAAGGGCTGATCAGCATCGTCAAAGTGGTCACCCGCCGTGCGCTCAAGGGGCCCAGAAAGGACTATCTGGACGAATACGAAATTCGCGACAAAGAGAGCGGTACGGTGCTCTGGTACGCACACTTTCACTATGATACGAAAAATGCCGCGCTGGAGGATTTCACTGCGGACCACCTCAAGACCCGCGAACAACAACGCCTTGGCGGCTCGCGCCAACGCATCGGGCCAAGCGACTGGGACACCATTGAGGTTCACCGCCGCAGGATCGGCAATCAACTGGCCAAGTCGCTGTTCTTCAATAGCTGA
- a CDS encoding PLP-dependent aminotransferase family protein — translation MPPISSPPLSFNPAGIELDRRQGLTRQLYEALRQRVLDGRLVSGTRLPATRDLATALSISRNSVVRAYDQLYAEGFIESRVGDGTYVAQLTMAKKLSTKVSTGFSTGLSPRLSTKWANLPEDLDDEVIHSAGLARVKDHHLPQPPLGPPRAFRVGVPAFDLFPFEVWAKLNGAFWRKPDLEQLCYGDPAGDGRLRGLIAAYLRSSRGMQCTAEQIVITSGAQQAISLCAQLLVEPGDGVAVENPGYRAAGHAFALAGGRLHGVPVDGEGMDCQVLSTLNDCRVAYVTPSHQYPLGVVMSLARRLELLAWAERSGGWIVEDDYDGEYRYSGAPLSPLAALDRNGRVLYVGTFGKVAFPALRLGYLVLPPGLVQAFTRRRAVDVRHSEVSTQVVMAEFMAAGHFQRHIRRMRRAALSRRNALLAGWPDGVPGVGALPSVAAGLHMTVRVDSLAREQALLTQANAAGVEINGLSSYWLTGPSPPPDQRAGLVMGFAAVPEGDIAQALVRLRQAWLP, via the coding sequence ATGCCGCCTATTTCTTCGCCGCCGTTGTCTTTCAACCCAGCCGGTATCGAGCTGGACCGCCGCCAGGGCCTGACGCGCCAACTCTATGAGGCCTTGCGCCAGCGAGTGCTGGATGGGCGACTGGTCAGTGGCACGCGGCTGCCCGCAACCCGAGATCTGGCGACGGCCTTGTCGATTTCCCGCAACAGCGTGGTGCGCGCCTACGATCAGTTGTATGCGGAAGGGTTTATCGAGAGTCGGGTAGGTGATGGCACCTACGTTGCCCAATTGACGATGGCCAAAAAACTATCCACAAAAGTATCCACAGGGTTTTCAACAGGCTTATCCCCAAGGTTATCCACAAAATGGGCGAATTTACCTGAAGATTTGGATGATGAAGTTATCCACAGCGCAGGCTTGGCGCGGGTAAAAGACCACCACCTGCCTCAGCCCCCCTTGGGGCCGCCGCGGGCGTTTCGCGTGGGTGTACCGGCCTTTGACCTGTTCCCATTTGAGGTATGGGCCAAGCTGAATGGGGCGTTCTGGCGTAAACCCGACCTGGAACAGCTGTGCTATGGCGACCCGGCCGGTGATGGCCGACTGCGCGGTTTGATCGCCGCGTACCTGCGCAGCTCGCGCGGCATGCAATGCACGGCTGAACAAATTGTGATCACCAGTGGCGCACAGCAGGCCATCAGCCTTTGTGCACAGTTGCTGGTGGAGCCTGGGGACGGCGTGGCGGTGGAAAACCCCGGCTATCGCGCGGCGGGCCATGCATTCGCTTTGGCCGGCGGGCGACTGCATGGCGTGCCGGTCGACGGCGAGGGCATGGATTGCCAGGTGCTCAGTACCCTCAATGACTGCCGCGTGGCGTATGTCACGCCTTCCCATCAGTACCCCCTGGGCGTGGTGATGAGCCTGGCACGGCGCCTGGAATTGCTGGCCTGGGCCGAACGTTCGGGCGGTTGGATCGTGGAAGACGATTACGACGGCGAGTACCGCTACAGCGGTGCGCCGCTGTCACCGTTGGCCGCGCTGGACCGCAATGGCCGCGTGCTGTACGTCGGCACCTTCGGCAAGGTGGCGTTCCCGGCGTTGCGCCTGGGTTACCTGGTCTTGCCCCCGGGCCTGGTGCAAGCCTTCACCCGGCGCCGCGCGGTGGACGTGCGTCACTCCGAAGTCAGTACCCAGGTGGTGATGGCCGAGTTCATGGCAGCGGGGCATTTCCAGCGCCACATTCGCCGCATGCGCCGCGCTGCATTGAGCCGACGCAATGCCTTATTGGCCGGTTGGCCCGACGGGGTGCCCGGCGTCGGCGCCTTGCCCAGCGTTGCAGCCGGGCTGCATATGACGGTGCGCGTGGATAGCCTGGCCCGTGAGCAGGCGCTACTCACTCAAGCCAACGCGGCAGGCGTGGAAATCAACGGCCTGAGCAGCTATTGGCTGACCGGCCCCAGCCCACCTCCGGACCAGCGCGCAGGCTTGGTGATGGGGTTTGCCGCAGTGCCCGAGGGCGATATCGCACAGGCGCTGGTACGTTTGCGCCAGGCGTGGTTGCCGTAA
- a CDS encoding FMN-binding negative transcriptional regulator: MYTPRAFALDDLPEIQQLIQHTRLAQLITLGENGLQASHLPLLLNPDEGPNGTLYGHLARANPQWRELQDGGEALVIFAGADAYISPAFYPAKAEHGKVVPTWNYIAVHAYGTPEVFSDAERLLKVVTALTDRHESGRAQPWRVSDAPADYIDGMLKAIVGFALPIERLVGKRKLSQNRSAADMAGVRDGLAASADLRDQTLARFIPQGVSE; encoded by the coding sequence ATGTACACACCCCGCGCCTTTGCTCTCGATGACTTGCCCGAAATCCAGCAACTGATCCAGCACACTCGTTTGGCGCAGTTGATCACCCTGGGTGAAAACGGCCTGCAAGCCAGCCACTTGCCCTTGCTGCTCAACCCCGACGAAGGCCCCAACGGCACACTGTACGGTCACTTGGCCAGGGCCAACCCACAATGGCGCGAGCTGCAAGATGGCGGTGAGGCGCTGGTGATCTTCGCCGGTGCCGACGCCTACATCAGCCCGGCGTTTTACCCCGCCAAGGCCGAGCACGGCAAAGTGGTGCCAACCTGGAATTACATCGCCGTGCACGCCTATGGCACGCCTGAGGTGTTCAGCGACGCCGAGCGCTTGCTCAAGGTGGTCACTGCCCTCACCGACCGCCATGAAAGCGGCCGCGCCCAACCCTGGCGTGTCAGCGACGCACCGGCGGATTACATTGACGGCATGCTCAAGGCCATCGTCGGCTTTGCCCTGCCGATCGAACGCCTGGTGGGCAAACGCAAACTCAGCCAGAACCGCAGCGCCGCCGACATGGCCGGTGTCCGTGACGGCTTGGCCGCCAGTGCCGATCTACGCGACCAGACCCTGGCCCGCTTTATTCCTCAAGGAGTTTCAGAATGA
- a CDS encoding GNAT family N-acetyltransferase yields the protein MSLIDIRQVSAADHAAWLPLWQAYLKFYNTELPDAVSQSTWQRLIDPSEPTHSALAWQDGKAVGMVNFIYHRSNWSIENSCYLQDLLVDAARRGTGVGRQLIEFVYATAKTDGCCKVHWLTHESNATAIQLYERIAERPGLIQFRKGLLGAQHD from the coding sequence ATGAGCTTGATCGACATTCGCCAGGTCAGCGCCGCCGACCACGCCGCCTGGCTGCCGCTGTGGCAGGCGTACTTGAAGTTCTATAACACCGAACTGCCGGACGCCGTCAGCCAGAGCACCTGGCAACGCCTGATCGACCCCAGCGAGCCGACCCATTCGGCACTGGCCTGGCAGGACGGCAAGGCGGTGGGCATGGTCAACTTCATCTACCATCGCTCCAACTGGAGCATCGAGAACTCCTGCTACCTGCAGGACTTGCTGGTTGACGCGGCCCGACGTGGCACGGGCGTGGGCCGCCAATTGATTGAGTTCGTCTACGCCACCGCCAAAACCGATGGCTGCTGCAAGGTGCACTGGTTGACCCACGAGAGCAACGCCACCGCGATCCAGCTCTACGAGCGCATCGCTGAACGCCCGGGCCTCATTCAATTTCGCAAAGGTCTCTTAGGAGCGCAGCATGACTAA
- a CDS encoding GNAT family N-acetyltransferase: MTNSLADWKGVPAPTAHLLEGRFIRLEKLDPARHADQLWQALEGPGADPKLWDYLPYGPFTERSAFDAWLNNHAAHSDPYFFSVIDRATGQVQGILSLMSIVPAQGRIEIGHVTFGAPMQRSPKSTEAVYMLAKYAFEQGYRRLEWKCNNGNARSKYAAERLGFRFEGVFRQHMVVKGQNRDTAWYSILDSEWPKVGAGFEAWLSEANQAGAGQLKTLAECRA, from the coding sequence ATGACTAATTCCCTCGCCGACTGGAAAGGCGTCCCGGCGCCCACCGCGCACCTGCTTGAAGGGCGCTTTATCCGCCTGGAAAAGCTCGACCCGGCGCGCCATGCCGATCAACTGTGGCAAGCCCTTGAAGGCCCAGGGGCCGACCCGAAGCTGTGGGATTACTTGCCCTACGGCCCGTTCACCGAGCGCAGTGCCTTCGACGCCTGGTTGAACAACCACGCCGCCCACAGCGACCCGTACTTTTTCAGCGTGATCGACCGTGCGACGGGCCAGGTTCAGGGCATCCTCAGCCTGATGTCCATCGTCCCGGCGCAAGGCCGTATCGAAATCGGCCACGTCACCTTCGGCGCACCGATGCAGCGCTCGCCAAAAAGTACCGAAGCGGTGTACATGCTGGCCAAGTATGCGTTCGAGCAGGGCTACCGGCGGTTGGAGTGGAAATGCAACAACGGCAATGCGCGGTCCAAGTACGCAGCCGAGCGCTTGGGGTTCAGGTTTGAAGGGGTGTTCCGCCAGCACATGGTGGTCAAGGGGCAGAACCGCGATACGGCGTGGTATTCGATTCTGGATTCGGAATGGCCGAAGGTGGGTGCCGGGTTTGAGGCGTGGTTGTCGGAGGCGAACCAGGCGGGAGCCGGCCAGCTCAAAACACTGGCCGAATGCCGAGCCTAA
- a CDS encoding homocysteine S-methyltransferase family protein: MGADSTVILDGGMGRELQRRGAPFRQPEWSALALSEAPQAVEAVHAAYIGSGANVITSNSYAVVPFHIGEARFAEEGQALAALAGELARRAVQASGKSVRVAGSLPPLFGSYRPDLFLPERVNELLTPLVQGLAPHVDLWLAETQSSIDEARAIHAGLPEDGKPFWLSFTLKDEDTDDVPRLRSGEPVADAAEAAAQLGVQVLLFNCSQPEVIGAAIDAARETFVRLGVAIQIGAYANAFPPQPKEATANDGLDPLRDDLDPPGYLQWAADWKARGASHLGGCCGIGPEHIAVLAQRLTD; encoded by the coding sequence ATGGGCGCAGATAGCACAGTAATTCTCGATGGCGGCATGGGCCGTGAACTGCAACGCCGTGGCGCGCCGTTCCGCCAGCCGGAATGGTCGGCACTGGCCTTGAGCGAAGCGCCGCAAGCGGTGGAGGCCGTGCACGCAGCCTATATCGGCAGCGGTGCCAATGTGATCACCAGCAACAGTTACGCGGTGGTGCCGTTTCATATTGGCGAAGCGCGGTTTGCCGAAGAAGGCCAGGCGCTCGCCGCGTTGGCCGGTGAGCTGGCGCGACGGGCGGTGCAGGCGTCCGGCAAATCGGTGCGCGTTGCCGGTTCATTGCCGCCGTTGTTTGGCTCATATCGGCCCGACTTGTTCCTGCCTGAGCGGGTCAACGAGTTGCTGACACCGCTGGTGCAAGGCCTGGCCCCTCACGTTGACCTGTGGCTGGCGGAAACCCAGAGTTCCATCGATGAGGCACGGGCGATTCATGCCGGCCTGCCTGAGGACGGCAAGCCGTTCTGGCTGTCGTTTACCCTGAAAGACGAAGACACCGATGACGTACCGCGCCTGCGCTCCGGCGAACCGGTGGCGGACGCGGCCGAGGCGGCGGCACAGTTGGGCGTGCAGGTGTTGCTGTTCAACTGCAGCCAGCCGGAAGTGATCGGTGCGGCGATTGATGCGGCGCGTGAAACATTCGTGCGATTGGGCGTCGCGATCCAGATCGGCGCGTACGCCAATGCCTTCCCGCCACAACCCAAGGAAGCCACGGCCAACGATGGCCTGGACCCATTGCGCGACGACCTCGACCCGCCGGGTTACCTGCAGTGGGCGGCTGATTGGAAAGCGCGCGGCGCCAGTCATCTGGGCGGCTGCTGCGGGATCGGACCGGAGCACATTGCGGTGCTGGCCCAGCGGCTGACCGACTGA
- a CDS encoding ABC transporter substrate-binding protein, translating to MKLRPLLALGLTLLAASTQAFGGATLDRIEQKKELVGVLMESYPPFSFLNDQNQLDGFDVDVAKAVAQKLGVKLRLETPSWDVIAAGRWSGRYDLCICSMTPSKARAEVFDFPVEYYASPAVIVVNAKDDRIHAAKDLSGKKVGLTSASSYESYLNKNLVIEGAEDTQLQYPFEDVQIAPYDTDNVAFQDLGLGAGVRLDAILTNLVTAQPRLTQDKRFKLAGEPLYSEPNSVAIEKGDPQWDAKVREVFAQLKQDGTLSKLSQKWIGADISR from the coding sequence TTGAAATTAAGACCGCTGTTGGCCCTGGGCCTTACCCTGTTGGCTGCTTCCACCCAAGCCTTTGGCGGTGCCACGCTGGATCGTATCGAGCAGAAGAAAGAATTGGTTGGCGTACTGATGGAAAGCTACCCGCCGTTTTCGTTTCTCAATGACCAGAACCAGCTCGACGGTTTCGACGTGGACGTAGCCAAGGCCGTTGCGCAAAAACTGGGCGTGAAGTTGCGCCTGGAAACCCCGTCTTGGGACGTGATCGCCGCCGGCCGCTGGAGCGGGCGCTACGACCTTTGCATCTGCTCCATGACCCCAAGCAAAGCGCGCGCCGAGGTGTTCGACTTCCCGGTGGAGTACTACGCCTCGCCGGCCGTGATCGTGGTCAACGCCAAGGATGATCGCATCCATGCAGCCAAAGACCTGAGCGGCAAGAAAGTCGGCCTCACCAGCGCCTCCAGCTACGAAAGCTACCTGAACAAGAACCTGGTGATCGAAGGGGCCGAAGACACGCAATTGCAGTACCCGTTCGAGGATGTGCAGATCGCTCCGTACGACACCGACAACGTGGCGTTTCAGGATCTCGGCCTGGGCGCAGGCGTGCGCCTGGATGCAATCCTCACCAACCTGGTTACCGCGCAGCCGCGCCTGACCCAGGACAAGCGCTTCAAGCTGGCAGGCGAGCCGCTCTATTCGGAGCCCAACTCGGTGGCCATCGAGAAAGGCGACCCGCAATGGGACGCCAAAGTGCGTGAGGTCTTCGCGCAACTGAAACAGGACGGCACGCTGAGCAAGCTGTCGCAAAAATGGATCGGCGCCGATATCAGCCGATGA
- a CDS encoding amino acid ABC transporter permease, giving the protein MDRRRYQPMSFRLRLYLTWAALFGLFASFFLSFDLKFSIILDKLPNLVGLHLAPNGFLQGAALTLFLCLCAIVASSVLGFITALGRLSKSAVAFGIASFYASFFRGTPLLIQILLIYLGLPQLGLVPGAIVAGIIALSLNYGAYLSEIFRAGILGVPHGQREAALALGMRDRAIFWHVTLPQAMRTIIPPATNQFISMLKDSSLISVMGVWEVMFLAQSYGRSSYRYIEMLTTAAIIYWVMSLGLELIQARMERHFGKGYERRG; this is encoded by the coding sequence ATGGATCGGCGCCGATATCAGCCGATGAGTTTTCGCCTACGGCTTTACCTGACCTGGGCGGCGCTGTTCGGCCTGTTTGCGAGTTTCTTCCTCAGCTTTGACCTGAAGTTCTCGATCATCCTCGACAAGCTGCCCAACCTGGTCGGCCTGCACCTGGCGCCCAACGGCTTCCTGCAAGGTGCGGCGCTGACGCTGTTCTTGTGCCTGTGCGCCATCGTCGCCTCGTCGGTGCTGGGCTTTATCACCGCATTGGGGCGCCTGTCGAAAAGTGCGGTGGCGTTCGGCATCGCCAGTTTCTATGCCTCGTTCTTTCGCGGCACGCCGCTGCTGATCCAGATCCTGCTGATTTACCTGGGCCTGCCGCAATTGGGGCTGGTGCCAGGCGCCATCGTCGCCGGGATCATCGCGCTGTCGCTGAATTACGGCGCCTACCTGAGTGAAATTTTCCGCGCCGGCATCCTCGGCGTGCCCCATGGCCAACGCGAGGCCGCGCTGGCCCTGGGCATGCGCGACAGGGCGATCTTCTGGCACGTGACCCTGCCCCAGGCCATGCGCACCATCATCCCGCCGGCCACCAACCAGTTCATCTCGATGCTCAAGGACTCCTCCCTGATTTCGGTGATGGGCGTGTGGGAAGTAATGTTTCTGGCGCAGTCCTATGGCCGCTCAAGCTACCGCTATATCGAGATGCTCACGACGGCGGCGATCATTTATTGGGTGATGTCCCTGGGGCTGGAATTGATCCAGGCGCGCATGGAGCGGCATTTCGGCAAAGGTTACGAGCGCCGCGGTTGA